Proteins encoded within one genomic window of Chroicocephalus ridibundus chromosome 7, bChrRid1.1, whole genome shotgun sequence:
- the CPO gene encoding carboxypeptidase O encodes MWLFLGIIFSLGMLIPGNLSLKLQYDGDQVFHIVPETFQQVQHLQQLCSTLLLDLWKPQLPEDIRTGEDLHIRVPAPLVQAVKDSLDHHMISYKVLVPDLQKLVDQSMPKERSSHRQVPEGYIYTQYHPMEEIYQWMTQIQKNNSELVTQHYLGKTIENREMYYLQISQPSDKTKKIIWMDCGIHAREWISPAFCQWFVKEILQNYKSDPKISRFLQNLDLYVLPVLNIDGYIYSWEKDRLWRKNRSPHMNGTCYGTDLNRNFNSSWGSVGVSYNCSSEIFCGSGPESEPETRAVAQFIERKKSDILCYLTIHSYGQYILTPYGSTTKPPSNSEELMHVAEKAAAALMGKYGTSYKVGSTSLILYSNSGSSRDWAHMIGIPFSYTFELRDNGTHGFVLPVDQIQPTCEETMLAVTTIIDYVDQKYFPGGAVMLTSGSLGLSLCLSVVLTWTVS; translated from the exons ATGTGGCTTTTTCTTGGGATCATCTTTTCTCTGGGGATGCTGATTCCTGGAAACCTCAGCTTGAAATTGCAATATGATGG GGATCAGGTTTTTCATATTGTGCCAGAAACATTTCAGCAAGTCCAGCATCTTCAGCAGCTTTGCAGCACTTTACTG ctggATTTGTGGAAGCCCCAGCTGCCTGAAGACATCAGGACTGGAGAAGACCTGCACATAAGGGTCCCAGCCCCTCTGGTGCAGGCAGTGAAAGACAGCTTAGATCATCATATGATCTCTTACAA AGTCCTCGTACCTGACCTGCAGAAACTTGTGGATCAGAGCATGCCGAaggagaggagcagccacagGCAGGTGCCAGAAGGTTATATCTACACCCAATATCATCCCATGGAAGAG ATTTATCAATGGATGACTCAGATCCAGAAGAACAACAGTGAGCTGGTGACTCAGCACTACCTGGGGAAGACAATTGAGAATCGAGAAATGTATTATCTGCAG ATCAGTCAACCATCAGATAAAACCAAGAAGATCATTTGGATGGACTGTGGGATTCATGCCAGAGAATGGATCTCTCCAGCCTTCTGCCAGTGGTTTGTGAAAGAA attcttCAAAATTACAAATCTGACCCAAAGATAAGCAGATTTCTACAGAATTTGGACCTCTACGTCTTGCCAGTCCTTAATATTGATGGCTACATCTATTCTTGGGAAAAA GATCGTCTGTGGAGGAAAAACCGTTCTCCACATATGAATGGCACCTGCTACGGGACAGATCTCAACCGAAACTTCAATTCCTCCTGGGGCA GTGTTGGTGTTTCTTATAACTGCAGCAGTGAAATCTTCTGTGGATCTGGACCAGAATCAGAGCCTGAGACAAGGGCCGTGGCTCAGTTTATCGAAAGGAAGAAGAGTGACATTTTGTGCTATTTAACAATTCACTCCTACGGACAGTACATCCTCACTCCGTATGGTTCCACAACTAAACCTCCAAGTAACAGTGAAGAACTG ATGCATGTTGCAGAgaaagcagctgctgccctgaTGGGAAAGTATGGGACCAGTTATAAAGTAGGATCAACCTCTTTAATTTTAT ACAGTAACTCAGGCTCCTCACGGGACTGGGCTCACATGATTGGCATTCCTTTCTCCTACACATTTGAACTGCGAGACAATGGTACTCACGGATTTGTTCTACCTGTTGACCAGATCCAGCCCACATGTGAGGAGACTATGCTGGCTGTGACAACTATCATAGACTATGTTGATCAGAAGTACTTCCCTGGTGGGGCTGTGATGCTGACCTCTGGCAGCTTGGGCCTGAGCCTTTGCCTGAGTGTTGTACTTACATGGACTGTTTCTTAA